A region of Blastocatellia bacterium DNA encodes the following proteins:
- a CDS encoding CRTAC1 family protein translates to MQKRFIVSVLILLVSILPLAGCVQTPSADDTAGTAEAKKAAAERAADPAAAAAAQVQAPAPTEAPRYSGPIQFSDVTNQAGIHFKHNSGAYGKHYLPETVGSGCAFLDYDNDGWQDVLLVNSTNWPDHKGAKSFPALYHNNRNGTFTDVTKDVGLAVELYGLGCAVADYDNDGNPDIYITCLGGNHLFHNAGNGKFVDVTAKAGVGNNGFSTSATWFDYDKDGKLDLFVCNYVEWSIEKDLFCTLDGKNKSYCTPESYKGQSAVLYHNRGDGSFEDVTERAGLKDPTSKSLGVVTFDYDNDGWTDLFVANDTQPNKLYRNNGNGTFTDNAMTAGVAFSEEGKARAGMGSDAADYDGSGRQSLIIGNFSNEMMALYHNEGTGLFIDEAPTSTIGQASLLTLSFACFFFDYDLDGLPDIFAANGHVSDDINTVQPKVKYAEPPHLFRNLGKKKFEEVGDKVGRAMQQALVARGAAYGDFDNDGDLDVLISTNNGAPHLLRNDGGNQNNLLRIKTVGTASNHDGIGAKVTLKFADQRKLWGMVKTGSSYCSQSELPLTFGLGKADKVASVEISWPSGRVDTLTDVAANQTITVQEGKGQVAAQPVMFATP, encoded by the coding sequence ATGCAGAAAAGATTCATCGTTTCCGTCCTCATTCTTCTCGTAAGCATTCTGCCGCTCGCCGGCTGCGTGCAGACGCCATCGGCGGACGACACGGCGGGCACGGCTGAAGCCAAGAAAGCCGCCGCCGAGCGCGCCGCCGACCCGGCGGCGGCGGCGGCGGCGCAGGTGCAAGCGCCCGCGCCGACCGAAGCCCCGCGCTATAGCGGGCCGATTCAGTTCAGCGACGTGACGAATCAAGCCGGCATTCACTTCAAGCACAATAGCGGCGCGTACGGCAAACACTACTTGCCGGAAACCGTCGGGTCGGGCTGCGCCTTTCTCGATTATGACAACGACGGCTGGCAAGATGTGCTGCTCGTCAACTCGACGAACTGGCCCGATCACAAAGGCGCGAAATCTTTCCCGGCGCTCTATCACAACAACCGCAACGGCACCTTCACCGATGTCACCAAAGACGTGGGCCTTGCGGTCGAGCTGTATGGGTTGGGCTGCGCGGTTGCCGATTATGACAACGACGGCAACCCGGACATCTATATCACCTGCCTCGGCGGCAACCACCTGTTCCACAATGCCGGCAATGGCAAGTTCGTTGATGTGACCGCGAAGGCCGGCGTCGGCAACAACGGCTTTTCGACGAGCGCGACGTGGTTTGATTACGACAAAGACGGCAAGCTCGACCTCTTCGTCTGCAACTACGTCGAGTGGTCAATCGAGAAAGACCTCTTCTGCACGCTCGATGGCAAGAACAAATCCTACTGCACGCCAGAAAGCTACAAAGGTCAGAGTGCCGTGCTCTATCACAACCGCGGCGACGGCAGCTTTGAAGACGTGACCGAGCGCGCCGGCCTGAAAGACCCGACCTCGAAATCGCTTGGCGTCGTGACCTTCGATTATGACAACGACGGCTGGACGGATCTGTTTGTCGCCAACGACACACAGCCGAACAAGCTCTACCGCAACAACGGCAATGGCACCTTCACCGATAACGCCATGACGGCCGGCGTCGCCTTCAGCGAAGAGGGCAAAGCGCGCGCCGGCATGGGCTCGGACGCGGCGGATTATGACGGCTCGGGCCGCCAGAGCTTGATCATCGGCAACTTCTCGAACGAGATGATGGCGCTCTATCACAACGAAGGCACCGGCCTGTTCATCGATGAAGCGCCGACTTCGACCATCGGCCAGGCGTCGCTGCTGACGTTGTCGTTCGCCTGCTTCTTCTTCGATTATGACCTCGACGGCTTGCCTGACATTTTTGCCGCCAACGGCCATGTCTCCGACGACATCAACACCGTGCAGCCGAAGGTGAAGTACGCCGAGCCGCCGCACCTGTTCCGCAACCTCGGCAAGAAGAAGTTCGAAGAAGTCGGCGATAAAGTCGGACGCGCCATGCAGCAAGCGCTGGTGGCGCGCGGCGCGGCTTACGGCGACTTTGACAACGACGGCGACCTCGACGTGTTGATCTCGACCAACAACGGCGCGCCGCACCTGCTGCGCAATGACGGCGGCAATCAAAACAACCTGCTGCGCATCAAGACCGTCGGCACCGCGTCGAATCACGACGGCATCGGCGCGAAAGTGACGTTGAAGTTTGCTGACCAGCGCAAGCTCTGGGGCATGGTGAAGACCGGGTCAAGCTACTGCTCGCAGAGCGAGTTGCCGCTGACGTTCGGCCTGGGCAAAGCCGACAAGGTGGCGAGCGTCGAGATCAGCTGGCCGAGCGGGCGCGTTGACACGCTAACAGACGTTGCCGCCAACCAGACGATCACTGTGCAGGAAGGCAAAGGGCAGGTCGCGGCGCAGCCCGTCATGTTTGCCACGCCTTAG
- a CDS encoding OsmC family protein yields the protein MATRNGSAVWEGTLREGKGTVRLGSGAFEGQYSFASRFEEGTGTNPEELIGAAHAGCFSMALAAGLTKAGYSPNRVATTAKVHLGQSGGGFKITLIELETEADVPGIDEPAFQEQAETAKKNCPVSQALAATEITLSAKLAS from the coding sequence ATGGCTACACGCAATGGCAGCGCGGTTTGGGAAGGCACGCTCAGAGAAGGGAAGGGCACCGTCCGCCTGGGGAGCGGCGCTTTTGAAGGGCAGTACTCGTTTGCTTCGCGCTTTGAAGAAGGCACCGGCACCAACCCCGAAGAGTTGATCGGCGCGGCGCACGCCGGCTGTTTCTCGATGGCGCTGGCCGCCGGATTGACCAAAGCCGGCTATTCGCCCAATCGCGTTGCGACAACCGCCAAAGTTCACCTCGGCCAATCGGGCGGCGGGTTTAAAATCACCTTGATCGAGCTTGAAACCGAAGCCGATGTCCCAGGCATTGACGAGCCGGCGTTTCAAGAGCAGGCCGAGACCGCCAAGAAGAATTGCCCCGTCTCGCAGGCGCTCGCCGCCACCGAGATCACGCTTTCCGCCAAGCTCGCCTCCTAA
- a CDS encoding polysaccharide deacetylase family protein has protein sequence MKKLPLLLLLPVLTLLLVAPTPRASTRARAVKAPRASLAERLGFKATDKILIVNVDDIGNSHAANAAVMDAMQTGLATCATIIVPGPWFPEIANYARKHPQADFGVHLAHTSEWATLKWSPVASRSEVPGLFDPQGYLWPDIMSVYKNSTPEQAYIEARAQIKKAQAAGIDVTHLDSHMGTLQYNEAYFQVYRRLAKEFDLPLRMGSQELLAAQGGGQQRGQLDEDGTIYPDYLIHGGRKPGESMSDYWKRMLSDLKPGVTEAYIHASAAGDELSAFTNTAGDRAEEYRLFTRDPEIRRILDAQNVKRVGYRALRDLQRKSRGNARTAGTK, from the coding sequence ATGAAAAAACTCCCCCTCCTGTTGCTGCTGCCGGTCTTAACTCTGCTGCTTGTTGCCCCCACGCCGCGGGCGTCAACGCGCGCCAGGGCGGTGAAAGCGCCTCGCGCCTCGCTGGCCGAGCGCCTCGGGTTCAAGGCGACGGATAAGATTCTCATCGTCAACGTGGACGACATCGGCAACAGTCACGCGGCGAATGCGGCGGTCATGGATGCCATGCAGACCGGCCTTGCGACCTGCGCGACAATCATCGTCCCCGGCCCGTGGTTCCCGGAGATTGCCAATTATGCCCGCAAGCACCCGCAGGCCGATTTCGGCGTCCACCTGGCGCATACCAGCGAGTGGGCGACGCTCAAGTGGTCGCCGGTTGCCAGTCGTTCAGAGGTGCCGGGGCTGTTTGACCCGCAGGGCTACCTGTGGCCTGACATCATGAGCGTCTATAAAAACTCGACGCCCGAACAGGCTTATATCGAGGCGCGGGCGCAGATCAAGAAGGCGCAGGCCGCCGGCATTGACGTGACCCATCTGGATTCGCACATGGGCACGCTGCAATATAACGAAGCTTACTTTCAGGTTTATCGCCGGCTCGCCAAAGAATTCGACCTGCCGCTGCGCATGGGATCGCAGGAGTTGCTCGCGGCGCAGGGCGGCGGCCAGCAGCGCGGCCAGTTGGATGAAGACGGCACCATCTATCCTGATTACCTGATTCACGGCGGCCGCAAGCCGGGCGAATCGATGAGCGATTACTGGAAGCGCATGCTGAGCGATTTGAAGCCGGGCGTCACCGAAGCCTACATCCACGCCTCGGCGGCCGGCGACGAGCTGTCGGCCTTCACCAACACCGCAGGTGATCGCGCCGAAGAGTACCGTCTGTTTACCCGTGACCCGGAGATTCGCCGCATACTGGATGCGCAAAACGTCAAGCGCGTCGGCTATCGCGCGCTGCGCGACTTGCAGCGCAAGTCGCGCGGCAATGCCCGGACGGCAGGCACGAAATAA
- a CDS encoding CocE/NonD family hydrolase, translating into MRSLRAIVIRSVAALMSLAALNVGGSLRAQSADDVKAAYTKHEYQVPMRDGVKLFTSVYAPKDTSQKYPILLIRTPYSVAPYGADEYKMTIGPSPLFQQEGYIFVYQDVRGRWMSEGTFMDVRPHNPKKSGPADIDESSDTYDTIDWLIKNIPNHNGRVGMWGISYPGFYAAMGLMEAHPALKAVSPQAPIADWFIGDDFHHNGALWLPHAFNFFSGFGQPRPRPTTEGPKPFVHGTPDGYKFFLEMGPLANADKKYYKGNIAFWNEMMAHPNYDEFWQARNTRPHLVNVKPAVMTVGGWFDAEDLFGALNTYKAIERQNPGAQNRLVMGPWFHGGWSRSDGDALGNVEFGSKTGVFYREQIELPFFNYYLKDKGEMKLPEAYLFNTGANQWRTFDQWPPPNSEARSIYLDATGRASMTAPSGKECFAEYVSDPARPVPFINSTNIGMTREYMTDDQRFAATRPDVLVYQTEPMTDELTIAGPIKVGLDVSTTGTDSDFIVKVIDVYPDDAPDKKFNPAQVRMGGYEMLVRGEPFRARFRDSFSKPEAMQPGKVTHIAFEMPDVLHTFMKGHRLMIQVQSTWFPLVDRNPQKFVNIYAATEADFQKATERVYCSSRVSFNVLKTP; encoded by the coding sequence ATGAGATCACTGCGAGCCATTGTGATTCGCTCCGTCGCCGCGCTCATGTCGCTCGCGGCGCTCAATGTCGGCGGATCGCTGCGCGCCCAGAGCGCCGACGATGTCAAAGCCGCTTACACCAAGCACGAATATCAGGTGCCGATGCGCGATGGCGTCAAGCTGTTCACCTCGGTCTACGCGCCGAAGGACACGTCGCAAAAGTACCCGATCCTGCTGATCCGCACGCCCTACAGCGTCGCGCCTTACGGGGCCGACGAGTACAAGATGACGATTGGCCCGTCGCCGCTGTTTCAGCAAGAGGGCTACATCTTCGTTTACCAGGATGTGCGCGGGCGCTGGATGTCCGAGGGCACCTTTATGGACGTGCGCCCGCACAACCCGAAGAAGAGCGGCCCGGCAGACATAGACGAAAGCAGTGACACTTACGACACGATTGACTGGCTGATTAAAAACATTCCCAACCACAATGGCCGCGTCGGCATGTGGGGCATTTCGTATCCCGGCTTCTATGCGGCGATGGGCTTGATGGAAGCGCACCCGGCGTTGAAAGCGGTGTCGCCGCAAGCCCCCATTGCCGACTGGTTCATCGGCGACGACTTTCATCACAATGGCGCGTTGTGGCTGCCGCACGCCTTCAACTTTTTTTCGGGCTTCGGCCAGCCGCGCCCGCGCCCGACGACCGAAGGCCCGAAGCCTTTCGTGCATGGCACGCCTGATGGCTACAAGTTCTTTTTAGAGATGGGGCCGCTGGCGAACGCGGATAAGAAGTATTACAAAGGCAACATCGCCTTCTGGAACGAGATGATGGCGCACCCGAACTACGACGAGTTCTGGCAGGCGCGCAACACACGGCCGCACCTGGTCAATGTCAAGCCCGCGGTGATGACCGTCGGCGGCTGGTTCGATGCCGAAGACCTGTTCGGCGCGCTCAACACCTACAAGGCCATCGAGCGGCAGAATCCCGGCGCGCAGAACCGCCTGGTGATGGGGCCGTGGTTTCACGGCGGCTGGTCGCGCTCGGACGGCGACGCGCTCGGCAACGTGGAGTTCGGCTCGAAGACCGGCGTCTTCTACCGCGAGCAGATCGAGCTGCCGTTCTTCAATTACTACCTGAAAGACAAAGGCGAGATGAAGCTGCCCGAGGCCTACCTGTTCAACACCGGCGCGAACCAGTGGCGCACGTTCGATCAATGGCCGCCGCCGAACAGCGAAGCGCGGAGCATCTATCTCGACGCCACTGGCCGCGCGTCAATGACCGCGCCGTCCGGCAAAGAATGTTTTGCCGAATATGTCAGCGACCCGGCCCGGCCTGTGCCGTTCATCAACTCGACCAACATCGGCATGACGCGCGAGTACATGACCGACGATCAGCGCTTTGCGGCGACGCGGCCCGACGTGCTGGTTTATCAAACCGAGCCGATGACGGATGAATTGACCATCGCCGGGCCGATCAAAGTCGGCCTCGACGTTTCGACGACGGGTACGGATTCGGATTTCATCGTCAAGGTGATTGACGTCTACCCCGACGACGCGCCCGACAAGAAGTTCAACCCGGCGCAGGTACGGATGGGCGGCTACGAAATGCTGGTGCGCGGCGAGCCGTTCCGCGCACGCTTCCGCGACAGCTTCTCGAAGCCCGAAGCCATGCAGCCCGGCAAGGTGACGCACATCGCGTTCGAGATGCCTGACGTTCTGCACACGTTTATGAAGGGCCACCGCTTGATGATCCAGGTGCAGAGCACATGGTTTCCGCTGGTGGATCGCAATCCGCAGAAGTTCGTCAATATCTACGCAGCGACGGAAGCCGATTTCCAGAAAGCGACCGAGCGCGTCTACTGCTCGTCGCGCGTCTCGTTCAACGTTCTGAAAACGCCGTAA
- a CDS encoding tetratricopeptide repeat protein: protein MTFSSIGDRAARLLAIAFVIQLVNSSYLAAYASPTLFYFGNIALHILFGGALAVVFAGYAIKRFKVFSWLLRIATVLLLAGAAFGAYVTKYGATRPYRWALYTHIALSATGSVLLLVVLLRHLSRVSATRTRTMIYVVMAALVFVFPFATTAYNRYAGADRYKIVNPALVPLMMEEEGAGPSKPFFPSSAETNIGGTIPSTFFMTSKDCARCHKEIYEQWNSSAHHFASFNNQWYRKSIEYMQDVVGTQPSKWCAGCHDHAVFFNGRFDRPIKEQIETPEAQNGLGCTSCHSIVHVKSTMGQADFTIEYPPLHDLAVSENPILQWAHDKFLRLDPEPHKQTFLKSFHSEQTPEFCSSCHKVHLDIPVNSYRWFRGFNDYDNWQASGVSGQGARSFYYPAKPSKCADCHMPLVAADDPASKDGKIHSHRFPAANTALPYVNGDAEQLKVVQDFLRDGQISLDIFGLSRAAATAPQEVKKNAGADEPQLSSTFAVGEESLNFGAQQSVISTPVEVIAPLDKVDAVVKRGESVRLDLVVRTRKVGHFFPGGTVDAFDVWVELEAVDDKGRAIFHSGYLENGDKGPVEEGAHFYRSLQLDEHGNRINKRNAWMARSVAYVRLIPPGAADTIHYRLNVPEDCGDKIMLKAKVNYRKFSWWNTQWAFAGVRDPNQKEFGLSKSYDDGHWVFTGDTSQVSGQIKAIPDIPITVMATAEASLRVIAKNAPLPDVKPYLDKSVRERWNDYGIGLLLQGDLKGAEAAFTKVTEMEPEYADGWVNIARGRIQEGNMQAAEEVLRKALDVNPMLAKSHFFLAMAIRTFGRYDEALEHLRTAAAQYPRDRVVVNQIGRILFLKRQYNDAIAEFQKVLLIDPEDLQAHYNLMLCYQGLGNAEMAGREQTLYRRFKADEASQAITGPYRQLHPADNNERQQIHEHVSGSMVNSPKAAPRGQPGFTAQGRRRKGRVNAQSK, encoded by the coding sequence ATGACCTTTAGCAGTATCGGCGACCGCGCCGCCCGGCTCCTCGCTATCGCTTTTGTCATTCAACTGGTTAACAGCTCATACTTGGCGGCCTATGCCAGCCCGACGCTGTTCTACTTCGGCAACATCGCGCTGCACATCCTGTTCGGCGGCGCGCTCGCCGTGGTCTTTGCCGGGTATGCCATCAAACGCTTCAAGGTCTTTTCCTGGCTGCTGCGCATCGCCACCGTCTTGCTGTTGGCGGGGGCTGCCTTTGGCGCTTACGTGACTAAGTATGGCGCGACGCGTCCCTACCGCTGGGCTTTGTACACCCACATCGCGCTTTCGGCGACCGGCTCGGTGTTGCTGCTCGTCGTGCTGCTGCGCCACCTGAGTCGCGTGTCGGCGACCCGAACGCGGACGATGATCTATGTCGTCATGGCGGCGCTGGTGTTTGTTTTCCCGTTCGCGACGACGGCTTACAATCGCTACGCGGGCGCTGACCGTTACAAGATCGTCAATCCGGCCCTGGTGCCGCTGATGATGGAAGAAGAGGGCGCCGGGCCATCAAAGCCCTTCTTCCCATCGAGCGCCGAAACCAATATCGGCGGCACGATTCCTTCGACCTTTTTCATGACGAGCAAGGATTGCGCTCGCTGCCATAAGGAGATTTACGAGCAGTGGAACTCGTCAGCGCACCACTTCGCGTCGTTCAATAACCAGTGGTATCGCAAATCCATCGAATACATGCAGGATGTCGTCGGCACGCAGCCGTCGAAATGGTGCGCCGGCTGTCACGATCACGCGGTCTTCTTCAATGGCCGCTTTGACCGCCCGATCAAAGAGCAGATCGAAACCCCCGAAGCGCAAAACGGCTTGGGCTGCACCTCCTGTCATTCCATCGTTCACGTCAAGAGCACGATGGGGCAGGCCGATTTCACCATCGAATACCCGCCGCTGCACGACCTCGCCGTCAGCGAGAACCCCATCTTGCAGTGGGCGCATGACAAGTTCTTACGGCTCGACCCCGAACCGCACAAGCAGACCTTCTTGAAGAGCTTTCACTCGGAACAGACGCCGGAATTCTGCTCGTCCTGCCACAAGGTGCATCTCGACATTCCCGTGAACAGCTATCGCTGGTTCCGCGGTTTCAACGACTATGACAACTGGCAGGCGTCGGGCGTGTCGGGGCAGGGGGCGCGCTCGTTTTATTACCCGGCGAAGCCGAGCAAATGCGCCGACTGTCACATGCCGCTGGTCGCCGCCGACGACCCGGCGTCAAAAGACGGCAAGATCCATTCGCATCGCTTCCCCGCGGCCAACACCGCGTTGCCTTACGTCAACGGCGACGCGGAGCAGTTGAAAGTCGTGCAGGATTTCCTGCGCGACGGGCAGATCTCTTTAGACATTTTCGGATTGTCGCGCGCCGCCGCGACCGCGCCGCAAGAAGTCAAGAAGAACGCCGGCGCTGATGAGCCGCAACTCTCCAGCACGTTTGCGGTCGGCGAAGAGAGCCTGAATTTCGGGGCGCAGCAGTCGGTCATCTCGACCCCGGTCGAAGTCATCGCGCCGCTCGATAAAGTTGACGCCGTCGTCAAGCGCGGCGAATCGGTCCGCCTCGACCTCGTCGTGCGCACCCGCAAAGTCGGCCACTTCTTCCCCGGCGGCACCGTTGACGCCTTTGATGTCTGGGTCGAGCTTGAAGCCGTTGATGACAAGGGCCGCGCGATCTTTCACAGCGGCTATTTGGAGAATGGCGACAAAGGGCCGGTCGAAGAAGGCGCGCACTTTTACCGTAGCCTGCAACTCGACGAGCACGGCAACCGCATCAACAAGCGCAACGCCTGGATGGCGCGCTCGGTCGCTTACGTCAGATTGATCCCACCGGGCGCGGCGGACACGATTCATTATCGGCTCAACGTCCCCGAAGACTGCGGCGATAAGATCATGCTCAAAGCGAAGGTCAACTATCGCAAGTTCAGCTGGTGGAACACGCAGTGGGCGTTTGCCGGCGTGCGCGACCCGAATCAGAAAGAGTTCGGCTTGTCGAAGAGCTACGACGACGGCCACTGGGTCTTTACCGGCGACACCTCGCAGGTGTCGGGCCAGATCAAAGCTATCCCCGACATCCCGATCACGGTGATGGCCACAGCCGAGGCGTCGCTGCGGGTCATTGCCAAGAACGCGCCGCTCCCTGATGTGAAGCCTTATCTCGACAAATCTGTGCGCGAGCGCTGGAACGATTACGGCATCGGTCTGCTGTTGCAGGGCGATTTGAAGGGCGCGGAAGCGGCATTCACGAAAGTCACAGAGATGGAGCCGGAGTACGCCGACGGCTGGGTCAACATCGCCCGCGGGCGCATACAGGAAGGCAACATGCAGGCGGCTGAAGAGGTCTTGCGCAAAGCCCTCGACGTCAACCCGATGCTGGCGAAATCGCATTTCTTCCTGGCCATGGCGATCCGCACGTTTGGGCGCTATGACGAGGCGCTCGAACATCTGCGCACGGCGGCGGCACAGTACCCGCGCGACCGCGTCGTCGTCAACCAGATCGGGCGCATCCTGTTTTTGAAGCGGCAATACAATGACGCCATCGCCGAGTTTCAAAAGGTCTTGCTGATCGACCCCGAAGACTTGCAGGCGCATTACAACCTGATGCTCTGCTATCAGGGGTTGGGCAATGCCGAGATGGCCGGGCGCGAGCAGACGCTTTACCGGCGCTTCAAAGCCGATGAAGCATCGCAAGCCATCACCGGCCCCTATCGTCAGTTGCACCCGGCGGACAACAACGAGCGCCAGCAGATTCACGAGCATGTGTCTGGGTCAATGGTTAATTCGCCGAAGGCCGCGCCGCGCGGTCAGCCCGGCTTCACGGCCCAGGGGCGCAGACGCAAGGGCCGCGTCAACGCGCAGTCGAAATGA
- a CDS encoding galactokinase produces MDYPADLQQKFEVAFGVPPRVFRAPGRVNLIGEHTDYNDGFVMPAAIDLSTYVAIAPRDDRSLLIASEGFDDAAELNLDRYPPHGNGHWSDYVRGVAVELLQAGFELRGASLLIASTLPAGSGLSSSAAVEVASALALLSVAGATLDRVPLAQLCQRAENEYVGARVGIMDQFASANGQANHALMLDCRSLAFRLLPLPDHIRLVIANTMVKHSIAGGEYNARRAECETAVRLLSRHLPGIRALRDVTLAEVERYRHDLPDTVYHRARHVTGEDERVERAADALVFGDLAAFGQLMRQSHLSLRDDYEVSCAELDVMVEIAEKLPGVYGARMTGGGFGGCTVNLVEADAVETVTTELAARYEKATGRAPQIYVCAAANGAEEVTGERNA; encoded by the coding sequence ATGGACTATCCGGCAGACTTGCAGCAAAAGTTCGAGGTGGCGTTCGGTGTTCCGCCACGAGTGTTCCGTGCGCCGGGGCGGGTCAACCTGATCGGCGAGCATACCGATTACAACGATGGCTTTGTCATGCCGGCGGCGATTGATCTGTCCACATATGTCGCCATTGCGCCGCGCGACGACCGTTCGCTGCTCATCGCTTCGGAAGGTTTTGATGATGCCGCCGAGCTCAATCTTGATCGCTACCCGCCACACGGCAACGGCCACTGGAGCGATTATGTGCGCGGCGTCGCCGTCGAGCTGCTCCAAGCCGGATTCGAACTGCGCGGCGCCAGCCTGCTGATCGCCAGTACGCTACCGGCCGGCTCGGGCCTGAGTTCATCAGCGGCGGTCGAAGTCGCCTCGGCGCTGGCGCTGCTCAGTGTAGCCGGCGCTACGCTGGACCGCGTGCCGCTCGCCCAGCTCTGCCAGCGCGCCGAGAACGAATATGTCGGCGCGCGCGTCGGTATTATGGATCAATTCGCCTCGGCGAACGGGCAGGCCAACCACGCGCTGATGCTCGACTGCCGCTCGCTGGCTTTCCGCTTGTTGCCGCTTCCCGACCACATCCGTCTGGTCATCGCCAACACCATGGTCAAACATTCGATTGCCGGCGGCGAATACAACGCCCGCCGCGCCGAGTGCGAAACCGCCGTGCGCTTGCTGTCGCGACACCTCCCCGGCATCCGCGCCCTGCGCGACGTGACCCTGGCGGAGGTCGAGCGCTATCGTCACGACCTGCCGGATACGGTTTATCATCGCGCCCGCCACGTCACCGGCGAAGATGAGCGCGTCGAGCGCGCCGCCGATGCGCTCGTCTTCGGAGACCTCGCCGCCTTCGGCCAGTTGATGCGCCAGTCGCATCTCAGCCTGCGCGACGATTACGAAGTGAGCTGCGCGGAGCTGGACGTGATGGTCGAGATCGCTGAAAAGCTGCCGGGCGTCTACGGCGCGCGCATGACCGGCGGCGGCTTCGGCGGCTGCACGGTGAATCTGGTCGAAGCCGATGCGGTCGAAACCGTAACCACGGAACTGGCGGCGCGCTATGAGAAAGCGACCGGCCGCGCGCCGCAAATTTACGTCTGCGCCGCCGCCAACGGGGCTGAAGAAGTTACAGGAGAAAGGAACGCTTAA